A single Acropora palmata chromosome 5, jaAcrPala1.3, whole genome shotgun sequence DNA region contains:
- the LOC141881380 gene encoding protein NLRC3-like: protein MEHKNVLVIGHPGVGKTSWSTEILRLWASGKAFKVFNVVLLVKFWRFNNHGKLSLRELLARAETVQRLDDSVWHVMKTESTKVLLIFDGVDKYSRKEDIKAQKDDPTYKNDVEEKMPVSVLYNKLVAGKLLRGTSITTTTRPTAVKYVAHVSFQRIVKTRGFTSENVEDCVTKFTQGVPGAKEKMWGHIKSNIYIFSLCYIPRNCFLICHSLLQMILYESSQVLPTTITDIYKMAIKMFFSCHNREGCSQKEPEKPKSTLMYEAFELQEMLNSLEKIAFKGIEEGRLFFESSEVCGLEDCGLLHKLPDEQPSLLSDRESKSQF, encoded by the coding sequence ATGGAGCACAAAAATGTTCTTGTTATTGGCCACCCTGGGGTAGGAAAGACATCTTGGAGCACAGAGATACTTCGACTTTGGGCATCTGGTAAAGCGTTTAAGGTCTTTAACGTTGTCTTGTTAGTGAAGTTTTGGCGTTTTAATAACCACGGAAAGTTGAGCCTTCGTGAGCTGTTGGCCCGCGCAGAAACTGTGCAACGTTTGGATGATTCTGTATGGCATGTTATGAAAACAGAATCTACCAAAGTTCTGTTAATTTTCGATGGAGTGGATAAGTATTCGAGAAAAGAGGATATCAAGGCCCAGAAAGATGACCCAACTTACAAGAATGATGTAGAAGAAAAGATGCCCGTTTCCGTTTTGTATAACAAACTGGTGGCGGGAAAGCTTCTTCGTGGTACAAGCATTACCACAACGACAAGACCAACTGCCGTGAAATATGTTGCACATGTCAGTTTTCAAAGAATAGTCAAAACTCGTGGATTTACGTCCGAGAATGTCGAGGACTGTGTTACGAAATTTACTCAAGGTGTCCCTGGAGCAAAGGAGAAAATGTGGGGACACATCAAGTCcaatatatatatcttttcGCTTTGTTACATCCCTAGGAACTGTTTTCTTATTTGCCACTCCTTGCTTCAAATGATCCTTTATGAGTCTTCGCAAGTACTCCCAACAACAATAACGGACATTTATAAAATGGccataaaaatgtttttctcctGTCACAACAGGGAAGGCTGCTCTCAAAAGGAGCCTGAAAAGCCAAAGTCAACGCTCATGTATGAGGCATTTGAACTTCAAGAAATGTTAAATAGTCTTGAAAAAATCGCTTTTAAGGGGATTGAAGAAGGACGACTTTTCTTTGAATCAAGCGAAGTCTGTGGGTTGGAAGATTGCGGACTGCTTCACAAATTGCCCGACGAACAACCGTCACTATTGAGTGACAGGGAGTCAAAGTCCCAATTCTGA